GAAGCGTTCGGCGATCGCGACCGTCTCCTCATCGTGGATCTGCGCGGCCAATCCCTGCCGACGGCGCACCGTCTCGAGTTCCGCACGCTCCGAGGCCAGACGCGCGTTCGTCGAAGCAAGTGACGCGCGCAGGTCGTTGAGCCCCAGCTTCGCGTGCACGAGGGCGTCGCGCATGGCCTGCGTTGCCGTGCGGCGTTCATCTGGATCAAGGCGCGTGGAAAATCCGCGCAAGGCGTCTCGAAGCGGTTCGAACATGGGCGGGAAGGAGATCGGGGAAACTACCCGTCGTGCGTCCGAAGGAGAATCGGGCTAGCTGGAAGCCCGCCACCGCGTGTCGTCGCGCACCTGGCGCATCAGACGTTCGGGCGTGTGCACGTTGGGGAACAGCAAGCGGTCGCTCACGCGGTTGAGAGCCACCCGCAACCGCGGAAAGCGATCGGCCGCGGCAGCGAAGAGTGGGGTCAGACCATGCTCACCCGCCAGCCGATGGTCGGCGGCCAGTCGAAAGCCCCGCTGTCCCATCGTTTCAAAATACTCCAGATCCGGTCCGCCTCGGCGCCAGCGCCGCTGTTCGATGTGATCGGGAAAGAGTCCGCTGAGCCACAACGCATAATTGCCCAGATGCGCTCTGGCCAGAAAGCTCCTCGACGCGTCCCCGCTCTCCAGATCGTTGCCGAGTGAGGCGAGGGTGTCGTAGGTCGCGTCGTCGTGCTCGGCGATCTGCCTCGCCCGCTGCCGCAGTCCGAAGTGAAGCAGGATCGAGGCCACGTAGTCGGCGATAGGGCGATCATCTTCGCCGGCGGTTCGAAGGGCGTGCCGGACCAGCACATAGGTGAACAGCGGCCAGGATGCGTGGGCGCCTTGCCGTGCGCTCAGGAGCCCCTCGAGTAGCCGCGGATCATCCAGCAGTGCATCGAGTCCCTCATCGGCCAACCTGGCCTCGGCGTCGTCCTGCGCACGGCCGGAACCGCGCGAAACGAGCCGAACCACCAGTTGAGCGTCTTCGCGCCCCAGCCGAGCGCGTGTGTTCGCGAGAATCATGGCGTGTCCTCCCAGATTTCACGTACCCCGATCTCCCCTCGCCGGAAACGCTCCGCCGGAGGCCTCTCTCTGTTATTATCGGACGCACCCCAGTACGCCAGCGTTTTTTGGGCTGGCTCGCGCGTCCCGTTACCGGCTCCTGTGCTCTACCTCGCCATTCCCGCACACAATGAGGTCGCCACCATCGGCGTCCTGCTTTGGCGGATCCGCACCGTCCTCGCTGAATTTCCTCGCGAGTACGAAGTCGTCGTGTACGATGACGCGAGCTCCGACGAAACGGCGGAGGTGGCGGAGCAGTACGCGCACGCGATGCCGGTCACCGTGATCCGCGGCACGGCGCACGTCGGCTACGCCGGCGCCCTCGATGCGCTGATCCGGCACGTATCCGCGCAGACGCGCTATCCGCGTCGCGACGCGATGCTGTTGGTGCAGGGTGATTTCACCGATCCGCCGGGTATCGTGCCCGAGTTCGCCCGTCGTTTCGAGGGCGGTGCCGACCTCGTGGTTGGGGAGCGGATGGTGGTCGCCGACGCGCCGGTGCCGGTCCGCCGCTTGTTCAAAGCGGCGCATTGGGCCATGCGTCCGTTCGTGCGGGTCGACGGGGTGAATGACCTCACCGCCTCGATGCGCCTGATCCGGATTTCCGCGCTGCGTGATCTCGTGCGTCAGGCCGGCGCCGAGCCGATTTGTGTCGGTGATTCGTGGACGGCAAACGCCGATCTGCTGCTCAAGCTCGTCCCGCTGGCCCGTCGGGTGGAATCCGTACCGATGGAGCCGACCTACGGCGTGCGCATGCGTGATACACGCCGCGTGGCCGTGCGCGATGCCCTCGCCGCCCTCAAATGGGCCTGGGGAGCGCGCGGCCGACGTGCCGTGGCTGGATCGGCCGCGGAAACGTCGGGCGACACGGAACGCCGTCCGGCCCGCGGAGGCGCACCCGCCGGCAAGCGACGCGAAGAGACCGAACTCTCGGTCGAAAAGCTGCGTGAGCGTGTACGTGACCGGCCGCGTATCGAGGACGAGGAGTCGTTCAACGGCCGGCGCGAAGGTCGGCGTCGCGAGCGTGAACGGGCGAAGGGCGAGCGTCCTGCCGAGGAACAGGGAGACGCGCCGTCCGCTGTTGTCGCGGAGCGCGTCGTGGAGCGCGTCGTGGAGCGCGCGCCGTCCGCTGTTGTCGCGGAGCGCGTCGTGGAGCGCGCGCCGGAGCGGCCGGTGACCGAATCGCGGCCGCCGCGCGCCGAGCGCCCGGAGCGCCCCAAGCGCCCGCGTGGCGAGACGGCCGACGGCGAGGCCAAGCCAGCGCGCCCCGAGCGTCTGCCGCGAGGCGAGCGTCCGGCAAAAAGCGACGCCCCGCGACCGCCACGGCGCGGGCGTGAGGAATCGCGCTCGCCGTATAGCGATCCATCAATCGAGCTCGAGGATCCGTTCGCGGCTCCCTCGGCGAAGCGCGATGGACCCGATCGCGCGCTCGAGCGTGCCCTTGGACCCGTCGATGCGAGCGAGCCGACCACCGGCTCGCGGACGTCCGACAGCGAGACGCCGTACGCTGAACGCAGCGCCATGCCGCCTGCCGTCGATCGTCGCGATGATGATGGCGACGACGGCCGCGAGGTCGATGGTGACTTGGGCGAGCGCACCGAAGGTGCGGAGAGTGCCGAGGGTGAAGACGGCGCCGCGCCGCGCAAGAAGCGCCGGCGTAACCGCCGGTCGCGTCGCGGACGCGCCAAGACGGACGGCACGGCCAATGATGACACCTCCGAGGAAGGCGAGGCCGACGCCGACTCCTCAAGCGAGTCCGGCGCCATCGACGCGGACCTTCCCGTGGCGGGAGCTCCGCCCCGTTCCCGCAGTCGTGCCCCGAAAGCTGACGCGGACGAGGGTGAGAGCGACGAGGAGGCCAGCGGTGCGCTGGCCGAGGTCGACGGCGACGAATCGGACCTCGATAGCGCGGCACGCGCGCGGCGGCGTGGACGCCGCGGACGGCGCGGCGGGGCGCGACGGTCACGCGGGCGTCGCGACAAGGACGGCGGAGAGGGTGGCGGCGCTGATGCCGGCGGCGCTGACGCGGAAGGCTGAGCAACACGCACAGCGCAAGCGCCGAGCTCAGAGCTCAGACAGTCAGGCTCAGGGATCAGACTTTTTATAGCGGTCGGACTTCAGCAACAGCAGTCCACAGTATCGAGGCGTTTGGTTCAGTGTTGAGTGGGCGCGATACATCCGACCGCGCACTCCATCAAACGCCTCGCGACTGTGGACTGTCGTTGCTCGACTCCGAACACTATAAAAAGTCTCAAGCCAGAACTCAGAAAACTGAGCACTGATCCGCCCAATCCGTCGGGTCCGCCCGCCTATCCCCGGATCGCGCGTTCGATCCGCTCCGCCGTGGCCGGGCTCACTACCCGGATCACGAAGTAGATCACGGCGCCGATCAGGACGACGCGGATCGCGAAGCCCAGCAGCATGAACAAGAGCCCAACCAGCGGCCCCAGCAGCCCGAAGACCAACTTCAGGGCGACCAGGCCAAGCATGGCGATCAGGCCGACGGTAAACAGGGTACGGAGCATGGTCTGCCTCAGGTCAAAGTGGGGTTTCTTCCACGTACGCTAGCCGTCCCGCAAAGTTTCCGCACTCCGGCATTCCGTCTATTTTGCGTTTGATGGTTACTGACGTGTTTCCCGAGACCGTGCACCGGGCTACCTTCACCACATCACGTCCCGGACCACCCCGGGCCTTTCCCAGCAGAATATGGCCGAGCAGTTGGTTCAGATTATGGGACGCCACCGCCGCGAAGCGCTCCCCGAGCGTAAGCCATCGTGGCTCAAGGTGAAGGCCCCTGGAGGCGCAAACTATGTGCGTCTCAAGCAGATGATGCAGGAACTCGACCTGCATACCGTCTGCCAGGAGGCCCACTGCCCCAACATCGGCGAATGCTGGGAACACGGCACCGCCACCTTCATGATTCTCGGTGACGTCTGCACGCGCAACTGCGCCTATTGCGCCGTCTCCCACGGACGTCCGCCCAAGTACGACATCGAGGAACCGTCGCGAGTCGGTCAGGCGATCGCCGAGCTGAA
This region of Gemmatimonas groenlandica genomic DNA includes:
- a CDS encoding glycosyltransferase family 2 protein, with protein sequence MLYLAIPAHNEVATIGVLLWRIRTVLAEFPREYEVVVYDDASSDETAEVAEQYAHAMPVTVIRGTAHVGYAGALDALIRHVSAQTRYPRRDAMLLVQGDFTDPPGIVPEFARRFEGGADLVVGERMVVADAPVPVRRLFKAAHWAMRPFVRVDGVNDLTASMRLIRISALRDLVRQAGAEPICVGDSWTANADLLLKLVPLARRVESVPMEPTYGVRMRDTRRVAVRDALAALKWAWGARGRRAVAGSAAETSGDTERRPARGGAPAGKRREETELSVEKLRERVRDRPRIEDEESFNGRREGRRRERERAKGERPAEEQGDAPSAVVAERVVERVVERAPSAVVAERVVERAPERPVTESRPPRAERPERPKRPRGETADGEAKPARPERLPRGERPAKSDAPRPPRRGREESRSPYSDPSIELEDPFAAPSAKRDGPDRALERALGPVDASEPTTGSRTSDSETPYAERSAMPPAVDRRDDDGDDGREVDGDLGERTEGAESAEGEDGAAPRKKRRRNRRSRRGRAKTDGTANDDTSEEGEADADSSSESGAIDADLPVAGAPPRSRSRAPKADADEGESDEEASGALAEVDGDESDLDSAARARRRGRRGRRGGARRSRGRRDKDGGEGGGADAGGADAEG